Below is a window of Onychostoma macrolepis isolate SWU-2019 chromosome 06, ASM1243209v1, whole genome shotgun sequence DNA.
TGTACTCATAAATctccattatttttttttaggtgaattTGGATTCGGCCACCAGAGAACTCACTAGAAAGAATCTGGAAAGGTGTGACGCATCCTGTTTTGAGGAGGCTCAGAGTAAAATCTTCACCCTCATGGAAAAGGACTCGTACAGGCGCTTCCTGAAATCCAAACTGTTCCTGGAACTGTCTCAACCACTGTTGGACAACAAACCCTGTAGTTTAGAGAAGAAAGGAAAACGTCATGTTTCTGTCCACAATCAGTGCTTGCCTAGTTATGCCTAACCAAACCATCTCCTCCTAGATGAACAAAGTGTATGACGAACTTTGTCATAATGTGACTTCCACTCATTTGGCTTTGTAAAGCTTGTTCACGTTTATGAGTAAAAAGGTGGAGTTCATTAGATGGTTCAGTCATTGTGATTGTAACACTTTTATATTTGCAGCAGCGTTGAAAGTGTGTAGTTAATCACTGCTTGAGCATGACAGTCATGTTCTGAACAGGTTTTGTTCAGGCAATGTTTTTACCATCAACAGAAATAACCCACGTCTACTCTTCAACCTTGAAATTCCATTGAATTGGCTTTGGGAAAACAATACACTTGTGATGTAGTTTACAACTAAATGACTGTTACAGACAGAAACGGATTTTTGTTTAGGATTTTATTTGAGCCGTGATGAGAATAGGACCATCAACATCACTAATAACCAACTGTATTCTCTTTACTCTTGTAATGTTATGtaatctgtatatttatatatgtttatatataagcTATCTTAACTTCAGAGGTGATGTATGTTCTTTCTActtaaaatgtgaaatttcCAGCATTTCCTTTTTGTATCGGCCACTCTTCATAATCCACAAAATGACAAGTGAATGTGATAAATGTGCAATGTATTACCTGTCACTGCCAACGATTTACGATGTGTTCCACAGTGAAACTGTGTCTTGGCTTTAAGGCAGACATTACATATCAAACCACAAATGCTCCTGTTAGAATAAATAGCCACATGTGAGTTGTTTACATATTTGTTTACTGGttccatatttatttttgtcatatttatgaataaaataacatcataaaaTTCAAATGGTCTCATGCTAGTAGATCCAACAGACaactgttaattttatttttaagacaaAATGCAATtgaagatttatatatatatatatatttaatatatacatacagtatactgtatatatattagggttCATATGCAAAAGCCTctcactctaaaaaatgctgggttaaatacaacccagcgctgggtaaaatatggacaaacccagctattgggttgttttgacccagcggttgggttactgcccagaagcATTTAAGCCAACtattggttgaaaacaacccattGCTGgatttgtccatattttacccagcactggattgtatttaacccagcatttttttaagtgtaagtaccatttgaaattttcttctaaaatgagcatttttattagGCTCCCAACCCAGGCTcctatgtgtaggttcagtaatttcactttaatggcaatgaataggttcttttcgttgccattaaagtgaaataactgaacataaacataggagcctaagaaaaatgctcattttagaagaaaatgtcagagagaggcttttgcatctgaactcttcatatgtatgaatacatatttaattcttaagattttttatacccattacacacacacacacacacacacacacacatatatacatatatatatatatatatatatatatatatatatatatatatacatacatatgtagaGAGATCAAAAAGAGTAATTTATGACACTTTTCAAAACCTAAAACAAAACTGGGTAGTCAACCATTCATATATCTtcagaaaataattaattgcaagtaagtaagtaaataaaatattcttttaaaaccattaattattttttttagtatttaaattaaGAGATGCATTTGGTTACTGCTATATCtccttagttttttttttgagcttCATGTCAATAACCATTATCTCTCAAAACACGATAATGAGCACCCATGTAGCTTGAATGTGACGTAATGGAGGATTTTAGCACGTTGTATGTGGATGTTTGGGACATTGAGTGAAAGAGTACAGGAAGTTCAGATATCTCAAAAACTATAAGTTCTCTCATGGGTATTTCTCAGATATTCCTAAAATTACAGAGACCATTAGAAAACTATGTAGCAAGACTCAAACTGTCCATTTCAGCAAGATACTTATTAACTCTTTATATTGACACATTCATCAAGTATCCTATTTCTCCTTCAAAAGGTACACTGATAAAGAATGATTTAAAAACAGAGAACTCTTAACAGCAGAGGAAACGATTACCTTGGCAAAGTCAATGTGACCTAGCACACATGCAAGCACATGGCTTTAATTAGGAGTGTTTTTAAGATGTTTGAAATATTGCGAGAGAACAGTCAATACCCTTTTTGAATACATGTACTATATTATCCAGTCTCATCTCATCTCTCATCTTGCTTAAAACAATGCAGAGAGAttttgtgaagtaaaaagtGCGCAAAGAGGCTGAGCTGGAGTGGGTTCATTGCAAGACGAATACAGGATGGGAACATTCAGTTCTTTCATGTCTTTCGTGCCTTTTGAAGTAGGAAACAGAAAATCTAGGGATGTAAACAAATGATGTGACACTTCAAAAGCGTACTacattcaaatgaaaacataaacacaaatgGAGTACTGAgtgaaaatgattaatttaaagtaTTGCTATATATCTCACACAGAGCTGTAGGGTACAAAGTAAAAGTTGTTCAAAGTCTATGCTGATTGAAAACATGATTGATGAAGCAACTGTGAAAAGAAATGATCAAAGAAGCTTTACtgaaaatcatttcaaaataaaggCAATGACTAAAGGGGGATTTTACCCCCACATTcaggatattaaaaaaaaaatccggaCCCCCAGGAAAAGAGCGGCATAAATGGTATAAAATACCAGCTtatagaatcagaatcagaattagctttattgccaggtacgTTTACACATAAGAGGAATTTGTTTTGGTCACAGAAGCTCCACAGAacgacagaatgacagtgacaagataagacacagataataaagataataatatacaaatatacaaaatagacaatgtgcAAAATAGCACAAagacaatatacaaaatagacaatttagtatgtacaggtatgttaggtgtgttaaataaataaatgtaggatagtgttgtgtgtttcatgtttattgttaagtgttcaaGTGTTCACGAGATgaattgcctgagggaagaaactgtttctgtgcctggccgttctggtgctcagagctctgtagcgtcgaccagacggcaatagttcaaagagggagtgtgctgggtGTGaggagtgattttgccagcccttttgctcactttGGAgactggggagggttgtaccaatgattcccTCAGCagttcaggtcctgagagatggtgctGCCCAGGAATCtcaatgactccactgcagccatagtgctgttcatgatggtgagtggggggagtgcaggggtgtttcttctgaagtccatgatcatctccactgttttgagtgtgttcagctccaggttgtttagactgcaccagacagccagctctttaacttcctgtctgtaagcagactcgtcaccatcctgaatgaggccgatgattgtggtgtcatctgcgaacttcaggagcttgacagaggggtctttagatgtgcagtcgttggtgtagagggagaagagcagtggggagaggacgTAACCCTGAGGGGcgccagtgctgatcgtacgggtgctggatgagaattttcccagcctcactagctgctacCTGTTTGTCAGGAAGCTGTTGacccactgacagatggaggtgggcacagagagctgagttagtttggaCAGGAGGAGGTTTTGAATGATCGTGTTAAAAGCTGAGCTGAAATCCATAAACAGGATCCTCGCATAAGTCCCTGATctgtccagatgctgcaggatgtagtgcagtcccatgttgacagCATCATctacagacctgtttgctctgtaggcaaactgcggggggtccagtaagggtccagcgATGTCCTTCTGATAAGCCAaaaccagtttttcaaatgacttcatgaccacatgaatgagtcctggtaggaatTCACATATCTTCGCAGAAACTGATATAGGATAGGATATAGGATATAACTGATAGCCCACTTATAGAGACAAAATTAACATAGGACAAGATTTCTTGTCAAATAATCAaagaaatatgcaaaataacaaCTTCAGCAAATGATAAACCATGTACAactcattttttaaacattctttaTAGGAACGAATAACATTTTCCTGCTTTTAACAAACAATTTATATTTAACAGCTACAATGCTGAAGGCATGTTTCGGAAATGACTCTGTTTGTCACAGTTGCTGAGCCCACTTTGCACATGCTTCAGAACAAATCTGTTTCTTTTCACTTATGGAAGACAATTGGTTTCAGAATCTgcatcctcctctcttcctccccTGTCAACTATATAGTATTTCTAGTGGCATTTTAAAGCAGATTGGATCTTGTGTTGAATTAGTGTCCcacttcaaaatatttaattggttATTGAAAAACCAATGATTTTATTcttttgaataaacatgaaaatcatAAGACTAAatttacaacaataataatatactacTTATGCATAtttgcctaaataaataaaatacataaatatgctACAGAATATGCCCAGGGCTAATTTATTaaagaacaaatattttaaaatgtatagttGTATGCCCTACATTGTGtgccaaaaatataaatgttatgaaCTGCACTtttcatataacaaaaaaaaaggaacacaGTTTGAAAGCAGCAGGATGGggtaaaatcacacacacacacacacaaatcaaaaGTACAAAACAAGTGTCAACTTGTCAGAGGTAGAATATTCTATAGGAATTACAGTTAATgctctaaaatgaaaattcaaggTAAGtttatttcacacacacaataattctgtttatataaatgtgtaaatttaaaaaaatttaaattgcacCAGTTTTAAggcacattattatttttaatttagtgacCACATGgataagtcatgttttgcagaGCATAGCAACTAACTGTTGTTTAGGAAAATGTTGTGTTGGTGCTCGTTTTAATTTGGTGTTTTGGagagaaaatattttcaaaagggCCTTTTTACCCTGAGGGGCTTTCAGCCTCTTTGCATCCTGTGCTTTCTGTTCAATTAAATTCAGCACAAAGGAAAATGCTAGTGAAATTGAGATGTTGCTGATGACTTTGAGTGAAGGTCATTATGGAGGTTGCCATTACCATCACAGTTAAAATGTTGATAATCCAGCTTTGAATATAATACAAAGTTACTCAAGTCCCATTATGTGCTCACATTTGCTAAAAACAACCtacaaaaacaattcaataaCCATCTGCATAGCTGTTTTAcatttccaaaagaaatgtgtGACTTATCATCACCCCTCGTCTACACGGACTTGACATGTTTTCCCTTTGCCTGCAGTTACAGAAGAGCAAATGAGTGTCTGGTAGAGCAGAGAACAGGCTGTTTTTCTCTGACCGAtttatctctttctctctctgttctctgtTCTGCGTTCTCTGTTTCGTGGCAGTATCTTGCTGCAGGACAGCAGGCTGCTCATTATGGCTCAGCACAGGGCTTGATGTAATTATGCTCTGGCGCTTCAGGTGCTGCAGTGCCTGTTTGATCATTGTTATTGAAGTGAGCACCTTTTGAAATGgcagacacatacacacagaacaGCAATTAACTTGCTTGAACCAAAAAAGAATGAGCCATATTTGTATACTGCATCTGAAAACCTATTTATAAGGAAACATTAGAGGCCAAATTAACCGAAGTTGGTTTTCAGTGCACTGACTAAACAACTCCAGTTTAACTGGGCACTATTGGTGCTGGTATAGGGCTTTCCAAGGATATTTAAATGAAGTCATAAGCTGTGTCCAAAATCGATGAAAGCTTAGAACAGAACAGACGACAGTGAGCAGTCAGAATTATTCTGAAACTGATATTTCAAGGTAAAAAACGTACACACAGTTGAtttaaagtactaatatgtaccatttaggggtaaataaagTGCAAAGATGTAGCTTTTTAACCAACACCTTAGGGCACCGTAGAGACagctttgtatttttttttctgagtatATGAAATGCATTAAGGAAATAGCTGCATCAATATAATAACATTGTTTTGGATTTTTGGGTGTttgctgaaagaaaaaaaacaacaactgttttatAAGCCAAACTAACCAGTTCAGTATTTAGGTTTCCTAGAATTTACATTACAATCTTGGTAGCCATCAAAAACAGTGCAAACTCACAGCTGTCTCTTTAATGAGAGCGGTCTGGTTTTACTACACTAATGACCATATGAAGTGAGTATTTGGAGAGCATTATCTCTCCTTCCATCTGAGCCCTGCGTAGTCATTATCTGGTTtctggttttgtttttgtgtgtacgAGCCACATTTGTTTCCATTTGTGTGCATGCGCAAATAGCAGGAACAGCATTATTGTGCCATAAGGGCATGATAAGCATCCtggtccacacacacacaaactcactcacactctTGTACCTTGTTATAGCTGCAGCTCGAGCTGTCGTAAGACTGGTGTTAACACCTGGATAAGATTTAATATTGTTTGGCTCTGGCATGGAAAGAAACGTGACTGTTGTACATAGCTTCAGCACTGAGGTAACACCACCACAGTTGTGTCGAATGAGCACTGCCATAAAAAGAAACTTGGCATGTGAATGGACAGGCTATTTGTGAACGGATATACAGTGGCCATAAAATTATTTCAACCAAATGTATGAATTATTTGCATTATAACAAAATTTCAAACCCtgtggcatttattttaaagaggcATAGCTCAAACACATTGtttcaaaagcaaaacatttcacaatagcAAGTACTgaaattataaaacagtataatgttaaaaatgaagATGGAAGTATTTGCACATTTTCTGGAGAAAATGTTCTTAGTTAATTTGACTGTTTGATACTCCAGCTGTGTAAAACTTTGAAATGAATaagcatttttaattgtttttaattacttaaaaaacattttaaaatgaaatgaaatctgattaatagttttattcatcAGTGAAGTGACAGTGATGGAGTAATGACTgaacattcagctttgccatcattggaataaattaaatgtaaatgaaaacaaattaaataaaatgacatagaaatgttattttaaattttaattatatttcacaatattacttttatacagtttttttttaaaacaaaaataaatgcagctttgatctgcataagagacttttttcaaaaacataaaaaaaaaaacaatatttttaatagtgtgTATCCATTATCACATCAGTCAATATTGAGACCAATAGGGTAAACATAATTGCAAAAATATCGCAGAAAAGTAAATTTAACACAGGGAAAagcatcatttgtttgcaaatgACAATTggtgtgattttttatttatttattttttttaatctaaggGGCACtattttcaactaaaatgtgttttggcCATTCATTTACACGATAACAGCGCTGGGGGTctgaaaatgcatgtttttgtaaACAATACCATTATCATCTCTGTGTAAACTACAAAACATGAATGTGTGTTCAGTCTAAAGGTATATGTGCATAATATTTCTGTCCAAAGTGCCATTGCCAACTACTGGTCCTGCATGCATACAGTGATTTTAGCTGTTATTGTGGATCCATGTGATTGGGGATTGTTTTGACAACATTGTCCTCTAGCATACGTGAAACAAAAATGCAAAGGGaacgtttttgtttttagtactttgttgtcatgtaaatgtaccctaatacaaatacatttagacaATTTTAAATGTGGCTCAGAGTGTCCAAATACTATTTTGGTCCACTGTATGTGATTTTGTACTTTTTCACTGGCTTAatttaatattctgatttgcctTCTTGTCATAACAGAATGTTCGCAGGGATTTAACCTTGTTTAAGCAGAGATTAATTGGATGCGTGCATTTGCtgtttaaatgaaatgagttaTATTCTTGTATGTCTTTGATAAAAGcagcacaacaaaaacaatttaattatgTTCTGCCGATCCTGACCTATAGTCTGGACAAAGCAAAATGGAGATGCAGAGATGCTCTTTTGTTTGGCATTTATGAAAAGGGTGCCTTTTGTAATGGTTGAAGAAATGTCTTTTCGGTTCCGCCAGTACACAAGGGGTTTAACCCCCAGTCACAAGTCATACGTCTATTTCTAGGAATGAGAGTGGTAATGAATGTGAACATGTTTGTGTCTGACACTGTTTATTTTGGCAACCTCTCATCGCCCATCTGCTTCATCTCAATTTTCCacctctctcttcctctgtctTTCTTCTTCTATCTTTCTATTCTTCACACTGATCCCCTCATCTTATCATGGTTGTGTGAATAAAGCACTCTGGACGAGTGGCTGTGCAGGAAGTCAGGAAACAGttgcaatattatttaaatttggcATTTTAACAGCATTCTCAGATATTACTGAAATTCCATGCTTGCCGAAATGGAGTAACATTAAGCAACATTGAGCAATTCCATGATGATTcaaaacaattataatatatGGGAGGAAAACAAAGCTTAACTTTATAGTGTCTGAATTACATCTGTTCAATTACTAGCCTTGCTTggtaaagaaaacaacaaattcaggagtcatatttttttatataaataacagaAAGGACACACTCTTATCTTAGTACTTTTTACCTTGAagatcaaacaaacagacaagcAATCTTAaagataataaattaaaatcatttgtaAATGGCTGATAtgtacagtacatctgaaaaaataaatacatcttcAGAACTTTAATTTGATTATGGATTTTATATGATCAACTacaaacatacatgcatatagtTTTATGCAGATTTCTTGTATAAGCAAGGTACTCTGTCAGTCCTTACTGATAATTTCAACAAAATTTTGGTATTTTTTTAAGCcaatgtaataattttaaaagattattttaaaaaatgtaactaaattGTAACTAATTCAATTGAATCATTCAATTTCTCTTTAATTTACTTTACGTTGGTGATGCCTAGTTATTGATAGCCATATTAAACAAAACCTGTCCTGCAGTGAACTAATAATTTGCTTTTGGAACATCAGTAaggacttctggaagcacctacCACTgctcatttatgaatgaatgctATTAGATTTAGTGACATAGCTACACACAGTTTAATAAAGAAACATGCAAGAGTATATGTATCTGTGAAACAgactttacagtttttttcaactacttacacaaaatctttacttgtcacacaatttctgaaacctgaaactcaaacaccagaaccaccaaatctgcaaaaccatacactaattcttGGCCTtagactcagttttcaatttcataaaacactttttgcaaaacacaaaacacaattctctatgtaacacacaaaaatctaacaggaattattattatggcaaaggtgtttgcaaatgtttacttttgagatgtgtttgtgatattttgaacgCAGTCCtacattttgcaagagatgtgaggcattttgcgttttgtgtgtgcaattcttggatttgtgtgtaaagttttgaaaaaaaagaggcaaagttttgaaaatgtaagcagctgaaaaaaactgtaaataaaaacatgcaaaaaaaaaaaaagaaaaactgaatatCACACATATGGGTTACATATATTTGATGTGCCTTTCTGTCTGCAATAACTTGATTTACAACTCACGACTGGCTGCACATGCTAAGAGCAAATAATAGATTTTAACTTCAATAACATTTGGCAGCAATCATTCTTGTTTAGAGTATAATAGTTTATAGGTCTcacagtgtgtatatatttatggtatTGTTATAAATGGTTGCTGTAGAAAGTTGGAAAAAACACTCGGATGTTTGGGGTTTCCATGACTTAATCTAAATGTGTTCTGCTTTTAAAGTGGCATGGGAATAAACATTGCctttagaataaaaaataatgtgccCAGTGCTTTATAGAGATTCCCTCCTACTTGATATTCCCATCTTAGCAACTTTCAATAGCGGTAACCCAAACAACAAGTTCCCAGAGACTGGAGTGCATCTTAACatgtcacactttttttttttaaaagctttgAATTATAGTGAAGCTTTCAATACTAAGTGAGTTGTTTCCCCATGATTTCCATTGGTTTACCATTTGGGCATTTTAATGTTAACACAGACATTTCCAAGAAAAAGCCCACACTCTCCCATTCCCATTCCCCAGCCTCTTCCCCTGGATGAACATGCTGCTTAGGTGCTCAGGTCAGAACGTCCTCATCAAAAGTACATGAACCACCTCTGCACTTCACCCGAAAAGCCATAAATTACAAGTGGGGATCAGTTTTAGTCTTTATTTAGTCTACAGGGGTCAGAAAAGAGTTTGACTCCAATTAATAGGACATATATACAAGATTTTAAGAGGACGCTTCAAATCCTTGGCATTTTGCACTTGTACAAATCACACTTTTATAAGGAGCAATACTGTTTCTTAAACCCTAATCAACTTCTTTTATTGAAGTTCTTGACTTTGACATTCAGAGCACTGGGCAGGAATCACGTTAGTTTTAACAATTTATGTTAAGATGTTCTTGTTAGCAGTGGGCCAGTTCAGCAGCTGCAGGGAGACACTGCAACCGCACCAACTGTGGTATCAATTAATGATCTTTAGAAATGTGTCAAAAAGTGTATAGTATAGACTTTGAGTAAAATTGTATTCTGTGACATAAATTTGTGACCAAAGTAACGAGTCTCCCTGCAGCTGGACAAGTCAGTTTACTTGAGGAGTTCCTGGAACTGCTCAGACCGCATGAACCGACCGAAGGAgtctttctccatcagggtgtaGATCCGGCTCTGAGCCAGCTCGAAGGTGGAGGGAGAAAGATCAACCAGGTTCCTCAGAGTCACATCTTTGGTGCAGTGGTCGATGTTCACCTAAATCAGGAGGAAGTGTGTAAAAGTCAGTCACAAAATGCTTCaaattggacaaaaaaaaaacattacttcaACACTGACTGTTTCTCAGCACTCTAGGGGGACAGTCTTCTGGAACGAAGTCATCCGATTTGACTGATTCCCTGCAGTTTTTACGAATACAGGCCTGATTAGAGAattgtattctttttttttttttttcatcatcatGACCATATCAATTTCCTTACATAACCTGATATAGAAAAATGCCTCGGAAGTCTTTGAgttgtgttatttattaaatttttgcaAGCAGCAACAATGTGCATGACTTTTTCCatttgttttgaatgtgtttttattattactattattatttttattagtatttagattttgttttgttttattgcaaTCAAAGTGTTTGATCATAATattgagctaaaaaaaaaaaaattacgtaACTATACAAATATTGATGCGGAAACAATCACAGaattaggaaaaaaaaagttatatataaaatgtcaaTGAGATACTGTTTGCAtttcattgatttaaaaaatcgTTATGATCGCTAAGAAACAAATGGTTATTGTTACATTTATCAaggtttgcatgtgtgtgttctctAATGGCTGTTACATAACCTTAGCACACGTCTGTGCAAACATCCTGAtgcaaaccttttttttatGTAACATGATTgtttactaaattattttttaacagcGTTGGTTTAATTGGCACAGGGTTAGAACCTACAACCGTTTGGCTATTATAAAAATTCTATGAAATGACCTGGCAAATACTCAAGTGGAAAACTGCatctttattaaattatatatagtcTATGGTGCTGAAATATCAAATATAAGTAACTAGCAATCATGTAGTTAAAACAATATTCCTAAAATGTTATATACAAGCTTATGTTGACCTAAAAAAATAACTTGAAGGAGTGATACCTCAGTGGAAATCTATAGTAATGTGGTAATGGTTCTCAATGTCCTGAAggtcaatttattttaatcaaagttcattaaactaaaaagcaaaaaaaaacaaaacaaaaaaaataagataCTCCATTTTCAAGTTTTTTACAGCTCCTTGGGGATATTTAGGGGGGAGAACATTGGCCTCAGCGTTTATACAGTGATCTAAACAGCTGATATGGAACATATTTTCGCAGGAGATGAATAACGGGTCTGACGGAGAACTGCTTCCTTCTACCTCTGAAACACTGTGCCTtttatctgaactgtaaatctaAGTGTGATTAccacggaaaaaaaaaaaaaaatcaatggcaAACCAAACAAACCTCTTTGGGCCCACCGGTCTGAATGAAATCCTCATAAATCTTCTTAGCTTTGATGGCCATTTTCAGAGGGGACTTGGTCTTCTTGAAGTCCTCACACGCCTCCCAGAATTCAATATTCTCCTCGCTAAACTCAGATCTGAGGAAGCACTTGAAGCTGGCCAGGCCATCTATGGAATTAAAAATGTGGAAAAGCTATTAGAGTGAGTGCAGCTCTGTGTGTTCTTTTTGTGCTAATGTGTTGGCGACACGCTGCCACCGGAGACCCCGGGTCCCACCAGCTAACATCCTTATCCAAACATTACCGCCGTGCACGCCTAGGGCACACAGCCCTTAATGCAATCTCTCAAGAGTCCATGTTGTATAACAGCATGTGGTATTCAAGTACATGATTCACCTCTGTGGATCAATCAGTGTAATTATTCACTAttcaatgcagatttattttaaatcaacttGCAATTGTTTGTGTGGGAATGATTTTAACAAA
It encodes the following:
- the rgs5a gene encoding regulator of G-protein signaling 5a, whose product is MCKGLAALPQTCLERAKEIKTKLGTLLQKPENSIDLIIPYQEKPEKKPDKLQKPTPEEASQWRESLDKVLSNSYGLASFKCFLRSEFSEENIEFWEACEDFKKTKSPLKMAIKAKKIYEDFIQTGGPKEVNIDHCTKDVTLRNLVDLSPSTFELAQSRIYTLMEKDSFGRFMRSEQFQELLK